A genomic segment from Phragmites australis chromosome 6, lpPhrAust1.1, whole genome shotgun sequence encodes:
- the LOC133921270 gene encoding uncharacterized protein LOC133921270, translated as MGNCQAAEAATVVLQHPGGRVERLYWSTSAAEVMRANPGHYVALVTLRVAEERHDAVDGARRTVRLTRVKLLKPKETLLLGHVYRLITTQEVTKAMQARKEEKLKKAQQQLLESRQSKARGAAEEEDDEEALDASLDQLARQDRDDNRSSSARHRQWRPSLQRIDEAAS; from the exons ATGGGGAACTGCCAAGCAGCGGAGGCGGCGACGGTGGTGCTCCAGCACCCGGGCGGGCGGGTGGAGCGGCTCTACTGGTCCACCAGCGCCGCCGAGGTCATGCGCGCCAACCCGGGACACTACGTCGCGCTCGTCACCCTCCGCGTCGCCGAGGAGCGCCACGACGCCGTGGACGGCGCGCGCCGCACCGTGCGCCTCACGCGCGTCAAGCTGCTCAAGCCCAAGGAGACCCTGCTCCTCGGCCACGTCTACCGCCTCATCACCACCCAGG AGGTGACGAAGGCGATGCAGGCTagaaaggaggagaagctgAAGAAGGCGCAGCAGCAGCTGTTGGAGTCGAGGCAGAGCAAGGCGAGGGGcgcggccgaggaggaggacgacgaggaggcctTGGACGCCAGTCTTGATCAG TTGGCGCGACAGGACAGGGACGACAACCGGAGCTCCAGTGCGCGGCACCGGCAATGGCGCCCGTCGCTGCAAAGAATCGACGAAGCCGCGAGCTGA